In a genomic window of Opisthocomus hoazin isolate bOpiHoa1 chromosome 19, bOpiHoa1.hap1, whole genome shotgun sequence:
- the LOC142363668 gene encoding olfactory receptor 14J1-like, protein MAYDRYVAICRPLHYGTLLGSRACVHMAAAAWGSALLNSLLHTANTFSIPLCKGNAVDQFFCEIPQMLKLCCSHSYLREVGLLVVSVSLVFACFVFIVLSYVQIFRAVLRIPSEEGWHKAFSTCLPHLAVVSLFISTAVFAYLKPPSFSSPSLDVVVAVLYSVVPPAVNPLIYSMRNQELKDALKKLIQSAVFQQQ, encoded by the coding sequence atggcctatgaccgctatgtggccatctgcagacccctgcactatgggaccctcctgggcagcagagcttgtgtccacatggcagcagctgcctggggcagtgctttgctcaattctctgctgcacactgccaatactttttccatacccctctgcaagggcaatgctgtggaccagttcttctgtgaaatcccccagatgctcaagctctgctgctcacactcctacctcagggaagttgggctgcttgtggttagtgtttctttagtttttgcgtgttttgttttcattgtgctgtcctatgtgcagatcttcagggccgtgctgaggatcccctctgaggagggatggcacaaagccttttccacgtgcctccctcacctggctgtggtatccctgtttatcagcactgcagtgtttgcatatCTGAAGCCCccctctttctcttccccatccctggatgtggtggtggctgttctgtactcagtggttcctccagcagtgaaccccctcatctacagcatgaggaaccaggagctcaaagatgccctgaagaagctcattcaatcagcagtctttcagcagcAGTAA